A genomic stretch from Kovacikia minuta CCNUW1 includes:
- a CDS encoding IS4 family transposase encodes MLQHQSVNIRQISQNRAEQIGYYRFLENENVTISELVRSVADQCQAQVEGLHVLSISDSSEVNLQSHAGRLKPQGLGVVGNDRDVGFFIHPTLVLNAETGFPLGLSTIHLWSRDIDHSDKHQRDYQHLPIEEKESYKWLRSAEGSNRCLRAGGARLITHIGDRESDLYEEWATVPDAQTHLLIRVCQNRRLWHQSLSLYDYLTIQPVQGSYTVQVVEDPRRGQTAREALLVVRVAKVEIRRPDNLNAHDYPPSVGLYAVEAQEVNPPPGQQPIHWRLLTTHEVVCLEQALQVIQWYCWRWRIEQLFATLKQAGLNLEATQLESVDAIQRLTVLALSIAVRVLQLVEGRDNPELSASVAFSDEQQQCLTQLEPTLQGHTQKQQNPHPPSSLAWATWLIARLGGWSGYRSQRPPGMPTLIHGLRQFEAIFIGWKLAQAPLVCTR; translated from the coding sequence ATGCTTCAGCACCAATCGGTAAACATTCGCCAAATCAGCCAAAATCGAGCTGAACAGATTGGCTACTATCGTTTCTTGGAGAATGAAAACGTGACGATATCCGAGTTAGTGCGGAGTGTTGCTGACCAGTGCCAGGCGCAGGTGGAAGGATTGCATGTGTTATCGATTAGTGATAGCAGTGAGGTTAACTTGCAGTCCCATGCAGGGCGGTTAAAGCCGCAAGGACTTGGGGTCGTTGGCAACGACCGAGATGTTGGGTTTTTCATTCATCCAACCCTGGTGCTGAATGCCGAGACTGGCTTTCCATTAGGGTTAAGTACCATTCATTTGTGGAGTCGTGACATCGACCATAGCGATAAACATCAACGCGACTATCAACACCTGCCGATTGAGGAAAAGGAATCCTACAAATGGCTGCGATCGGCTGAAGGCAGCAACCGATGTTTGAGGGCTGGAGGAGCGAGGTTAATCACTCATATCGGCGACCGTGAAAGCGACCTGTATGAAGAATGGGCGACGGTTCCAGACGCTCAAACCCATTTATTAATCAGGGTGTGTCAAAATCGTCGTCTGTGGCATCAGTCGTTATCGCTCTATGACTACCTGACGATTCAACCCGTTCAGGGAAGTTACACCGTGCAAGTGGTAGAAGATCCCCGTCGAGGGCAAACTGCACGAGAGGCATTGCTAGTTGTGCGTGTGGCGAAGGTTGAGATCCGGCGACCCGACAACCTCAACGCTCACGACTATCCTCCCAGTGTGGGTCTCTACGCCGTAGAGGCACAGGAAGTCAACCCACCCCCTGGACAACAACCGATTCATTGGCGACTGTTGACCACTCATGAAGTCGTTTGCTTAGAACAGGCACTCCAAGTCATTCAGTGGTACTGCTGGCGCTGGCGGATTGAACAACTGTTTGCCACCCTCAAACAGGCCGGACTCAATCTCGAAGCGACGCAACTGGAATCGGTAGATGCCATTCAACGCTTGACTGTGCTGGCGCTGTCGATTGCCGTGCGAGTCCTACAACTGGTGGAAGGGCGAGATAACCCTGAGTTATCTGCCTCTGTTGCCTTTAGCGATGAACAGCAGCAATGCCTCACTCAGCTAGAACCGACGTTGCAAGGACACACTCAAAAACAGCAGAATCCTCATCCTCCCAGTTCTTTAGCTTGGGCAACCTGGTTAATTGCTCGCTTAGGAGGATGGTCGGGTTATCGCTCCCAACGTCCCCCCGGAATGCCTACTCTAATTCATGGTTTGCGGCAGTTTGAGGCAATCTTCATCGGGTGGAAACTAGCTCAAGCCCCACTTGTGTGTACACGGTAG
- a CDS encoding spore photoproduct lyase family protein, translating to MSTAASATLPKPRLWMPDRVLFTPAALDEAWGQQILARVQALQLPIEELPRNRLTGLRGESDRETYDICRRTLAVVTAPHSHFKLSPIPPSADWQFHLAEGCPAHCQYCYLAGSLQGPPVIRTYANLPQILANLAGYEKPGTPTSFEVSCYTDPLGIEHLTGSLAECIRYFGTRQDGYLRWVTKFDAVEPLLELPHNGQTRCRMSVNAAPISTRMEGGTAPVAARLGAWRKLALPPQQGGGGYPVGLVIAPIMPIEDWEDHYTALFDQISAAIDFDCDLTFELISHRFTPGSKEVLQTWYPHSKLDLDEAGRVIKRNKFGGIKYVYDKDTMNTLRRFFERQIRQRFPQATILYWT from the coding sequence ATGTCCACCGCTGCATCAGCAACTTTGCCCAAACCACGGCTATGGATGCCCGATCGGGTACTGTTTACTCCCGCAGCGCTAGATGAAGCGTGGGGGCAGCAAATTTTAGCGCGAGTGCAAGCCCTTCAGTTACCCATCGAAGAATTGCCTCGCAATCGGCTAACTGGTTTACGCGGCGAGAGCGATCGAGAAACCTACGACATTTGCAGACGGACTCTAGCAGTTGTTACTGCCCCCCATAGCCACTTTAAACTGAGTCCTATTCCTCCCTCGGCGGACTGGCAGTTTCACCTGGCGGAGGGATGCCCGGCCCATTGCCAATACTGTTATCTGGCTGGTAGTTTACAGGGACCGCCTGTGATCCGCACCTATGCTAACCTGCCTCAGATTCTTGCGAATTTAGCAGGTTACGAGAAGCCAGGTACTCCTACCTCTTTTGAAGTGAGCTGCTATACCGATCCGTTGGGAATTGAACATTTGACCGGCAGCCTTGCCGAGTGTATCCGCTACTTTGGTACGCGCCAAGATGGCTACTTGCGCTGGGTTACCAAGTTTGATGCGGTGGAGCCATTGTTGGAACTGCCCCATAACGGGCAGACACGCTGTCGCATGAGTGTGAATGCTGCCCCAATTTCAACCCGGATGGAGGGGGGAACAGCGCCCGTTGCAGCCCGTTTAGGTGCTTGGCGTAAACTGGCGTTACCTCCCCAGCAAGGGGGAGGTGGTTATCCAGTGGGATTGGTCATTGCCCCCATTATGCCGATTGAAGATTGGGAGGACCACTATACCGCTCTGTTTGACCAGATCAGCGCCGCGATCGATTTTGATTGTGACCTCACGTTTGAGTTGATCTCCCATCGTTTCACCCCTGGTTCTAAGGAAGTGTTGCAGACCTGGTATCCCCACAGCAAGCTGGATCTGGACGAGGCAGGACGGGTCATCAAACGGAACAAGTTTGGTGGCATCAAGTATGTCTATGACAAAGACACCATGAATACGCTCCGCCGCTTCTTTGAGCGGCAAATCCGCCAGCGCTTTCCACAGGCAACAATCCTTTACTGGACCTGA
- a CDS encoding glutathione S-transferase family protein, with amino-acid sequence MPALELVSHHLCPYVQRAVIILLEKGIPYQRTDVDLSNKPDWFRQISPLGKVPLLKVGDQVLFESAVICEYLDEITPGSLHPTDSLLKAKHRAWIEFGSSILNTIAGFYTASTAEALEQKQLDLIDKFAWIERHWQGGPYFAGANFSLVDAVYGPIFRYFDGFDTIADFKVFANTPQVRDWRHTLRSHPSVQQAVSEDYPQRLLTFLEQRNSYLSTLIHFQTTHALTR; translated from the coding sequence ATGCCAGCGTTAGAACTTGTGAGCCACCATTTATGTCCCTATGTACAACGTGCTGTCATAATCTTGCTGGAAAAAGGTATTCCCTATCAACGAACCGATGTTGATCTATCCAATAAACCAGATTGGTTTCGGCAAATTTCTCCTCTGGGCAAAGTTCCACTCCTAAAAGTGGGTGATCAAGTCCTGTTTGAATCGGCAGTGATCTGTGAGTATCTGGATGAAATTACACCTGGTTCTCTCCATCCAACAGATTCCTTACTGAAGGCGAAACACCGCGCCTGGATTGAGTTTGGTTCCAGCATTCTCAATACGATCGCCGGATTTTACACCGCATCAACCGCAGAAGCCCTTGAGCAAAAGCAGCTTGACTTAATCGATAAATTCGCCTGGATTGAGCGCCACTGGCAGGGTGGTCCGTACTTTGCGGGTGCTAACTTTTCCCTTGTCGATGCCGTGTATGGTCCCATCTTTCGTTACTTTGATGGATTTGATACGATTGCCGATTTCAAAGTTTTTGCAAATACACCCCAGGTTCGGGACTGGCGACACACGCTGCGTTCTCACCCCTCTGTTCAGCAAGCAGTCAGCGAAGATTATCCTCAACGCTTACTGACGTTCCTTGAGCAACGAAACTCCTATCTGTCCACATTGATCCATTTCCAAACCACCCATGCTCTGACCCGCTAG
- a CDS encoding REP-associated tyrosine transposase, with protein sequence MTNYRRLTIAGGTYFFTLVTHQRRPWLCCDIARSTLRAAITHVRLTYPFVIEAMVLLPNHLHCIWTLPTGDSDYATRWRLIKAYVTKQAATKLKLDAQLSQSRQQRREGNLWQRRFWEYWIRDQQDFIRHCDYIHYNPVRHGLCRSPGEWKYSSFHRFVVQGIYPPDWGKDGRVHPSLVSLRVRVAH encoded by the coding sequence ATGACCAACTACCGTAGACTCACGATCGCAGGCGGCACCTACTTCTTTACCCTCGTCACCCATCAACGCCGCCCCTGGCTGTGCTGTGACATTGCCCGTTCTACCTTACGCGCCGCCATTACCCACGTTCGCCTCACCTACCCCTTTGTGATTGAAGCAATGGTGCTGTTACCCAATCACCTCCATTGCATCTGGACGCTTCCCACTGGAGACAGCGACTATGCGACCCGTTGGCGGTTGATCAAAGCCTATGTCACCAAACAAGCTGCAACCAAATTGAAACTCGATGCTCAATTGAGTCAATCTCGCCAACAGCGACGCGAAGGCAATTTGTGGCAGCGACGGTTTTGGGAGTATTGGATTCGTGATCAGCAAGACTTCATTCGGCATTGCGATTATATTCATTACAATCCCGTGCGACATGGATTGTGTCGATCGCCTGGAGAATGGAAATATTCCAGCTTTCATCGGTTTGTTGTGCAAGGAATTTATCCACCTGATTGGGGCAAGGATGGACGGGTGCATCCCAGTCTTGTAAGTCTTAGAGTGAGAGTTGCCCATTGA
- a CDS encoding ISKra4 family transposase (programmed frameshift) — MDAEKLQQIQAHARAIAALLYDETAPEQLTTLEGIEAAVRGHVLEQVSPEIGKFFITRASGPSSGRSRQLKSILGSISLTENQAKVLNVKERTQLSPYLEKCCLILSANVSYERSAQDIPILTGMKVSRGTQQRLVHRQCFELPRIETAVEEMSIDGGKVRIRTPKGEICRWQDYKAVNLHGHCCEAFLQDNEQLVQWVNEQPLNTPVTCLGDGHDGIWNLFAGIAEVSQRREILDWFHLVENLYKVGGSLQRLATVESLLWQGNVDGAIEQFTGWQHEQVDNFIAYLTKHRHRIVNYSYYQAEGISIGSGMIESTVKQISARIKLTGAQWKADNVPQVLLHRCAYLNGQLSL, encoded by the exons ATGGATGCTGAGAAACTTCAACAAATTCAAGCTCACGCTCGTGCGATAGCGGCATTGCTCTACGATGAAACTGCCCCAGAGCAATTAACCACCCTTGAAGGCATCGAAGCGGCAGTAAGAGGACATGTCCTGGAGCAGGTCAGTCCAGAAATCGGTA AATTTTTTATCACAAGGGCAAGCGGTCCTAGCAGCGGACGAAGTCGGCAACTCAAAAGCATCCTTGGCAGCATCAGCCTCACCGAAAACCAAGCGAAAGTCTTGAACGTGAAAGAGCGCACTCAGTTAAGTCCTTACTTGGAGAAATGCTGCTTGATTTTGAGTGCGAATGTGTCCTATGAGCGATCTGCTCAAGATATTCCGATTCTAACGGGAATGAAGGTTTCCAGAGGGACACAGCAACGGTTAGTGCATCGGCAGTGCTTCGAGTTGCCACGAATTGAAACCGCAGTGGAGGAAATGAGTATTGATGGCGGCAAGGTGCGGATTCGTACTCCAAAAGGAGAGATTTGTAGATGGCAGGATTACAAAGCTGTGAATCTGCATGGACATTGCTGTGAGGCATTTTTGCAAGACAATGAGCAATTAGTCCAATGGGTCAACGAACAACCGCTGAACACTCCGGTCACTTGTCTCGGTGATGGTCATGATGGGATTTGGAACTTGTTTGCAGGGATTGCTGAAGTCAGCCAACGACGTGAGATTTTAGATTGGTTTCATCTGGTCGAAAATCTGTACAAAGTCGGTGGTTCACTGCAACGATTAGCCACTGTGGAAAGCTTGTTGTGGCAGGGTAACGTAGATGGCGCAATTGAGCAATTCACGGGTTGGCAGCATGAACAGGTTGACAACTTCATCGCCTATCTCACCAAACATCGTCATCGCATTGTCAACTATAGTTACTACCAAGCCGAAGGCATTTCAATTGGGTCGGGCATGATTGAATCGACGGTGAAGCAGATCAGCGCACGTATCAAACTGACCGGGGCACAGTGGAAAGCGGACAATGTGCCGCAAGTGTTGCTGCACCGTTGCGCTTATCTCAATGGGCAACTCTCACTCTAA
- a CDS encoding IS5 family transposase, with amino-acid sequence MAYSSSLTDAEWEILEPLLPQILPKKKRTRPCDWTKREIIDGILYQLKNGCNWEDLPKDLPPYSTVYWHYKQWREAGVIEKLMGVLHGQVREQVKKKPKWTRLIIIDSQAVKNTCNASVDSKGFCFYKATNGIKRHLAVDTLGFPFFTHCTKADVSDDLGLLEMLTLNIDYFKSKPVNIPKITILLDHGYHIDALIEALEQVYPQIMTKIRFERSTKPSKQEKAAQGKSGFVPAVARWVIERSNAWMERCKSLVKNFERTLSHAETKINLCFVRLMLKRLAATS; translated from the coding sequence ATGGCATATTCGAGCAGTCTCACTGATGCAGAATGGGAAATTCTTGAACCGCTGTTGCCTCAGATATTACCCAAGAAGAAACGGACCCGACCCTGCGATTGGACGAAGCGGGAGATCATTGATGGCATCCTTTATCAACTCAAGAACGGTTGCAATTGGGAAGACTTACCCAAAGACTTACCTCCCTACTCGACGGTGTATTGGCACTACAAGCAGTGGCGGGAAGCTGGGGTGATCGAGAAACTGATGGGAGTATTGCATGGACAGGTGCGGGAACAGGTTAAAAAAAAGCCCAAATGGACGAGGTTAATCATCATTGACTCGCAAGCGGTGAAGAATACTTGCAATGCCAGTGTAGACTCAAAGGGCTTCTGTTTTTACAAAGCGACCAATGGGATTAAAAGGCACCTGGCTGTTGATACGCTTGGGTTTCCCTTTTTCACTCATTGCACAAAAGCTGATGTTTCCGATGATCTGGGATTGCTTGAGATGTTGACGCTCAACATTGACTATTTCAAGTCAAAACCTGTTAACATTCCCAAGATTACCATCTTGCTCGACCACGGCTATCACATTGATGCTTTGATTGAAGCATTGGAGCAGGTTTATCCTCAAATTATGACGAAAATCAGGTTTGAGCGTTCAACCAAACCCTCGAAACAAGAGAAAGCAGCGCAAGGAAAATCTGGATTTGTCCCAGCAGTCGCAAGATGGGTCATCGAACGATCCAATGCTTGGATGGAGCGGTGTAAAAGTTTGGTTAAAAACTTTGAGCGCACCCTATCTCATGCGGAAACTAAGATTAACCTCTGCTTTGTCAGGCTAATGCTGAAGCGGCTTGCAGCTACTTCCTGA
- a CDS encoding tetratricopeptide repeat protein, protein MKIPLFFSISFFGFMLFSSCSLNKLQPLTQLSPIPFQPKIQFQVSSNKIINNEPRLKGIYLSCYVTAAQEGKYFADDFASLSDIAIVYVQAKQYKQALSMIEKWEGGDSKNRVLAKIAEQYADSRQYEQALQVAESIDLSNTIYGASTRFSVLIQIIIEMTKVKQHNRALKLAYQISDPTYRAIALARIAESYAYIGNQEKAKGLFYQSLKIIDTVRDEQIIKIVKSPRSSALSEISNSYVRLEQYEQATHIAMMITSKTYQAITLSEIGVGYALKRQSEKAKETLNKAYQIARSQPKTGRWNYPFRNKDLTKVASAYAKAGFYDLSLEVINSIEKGRERLWSLIELSDI, encoded by the coding sequence ATGAAAATTCCATTGTTTTTTTCAATTAGTTTTTTCGGTTTCATGTTGTTTTCTAGTTGTTCTTTGAACAAATTACAGCCTCTAACTCAGCTATCTCCAATCCCTTTTCAGCCCAAGATACAATTTCAGGTTTCTTCGAATAAAATTATTAATAACGAACCTCGATTAAAAGGTATCTATCTTTCTTGTTATGTGACAGCAGCCCAAGAAGGTAAATACTTTGCAGATGATTTTGCATCTCTTTCAGATATTGCTATTGTCTATGTTCAAGCAAAACAATATAAGCAAGCCCTTAGTATGATTGAGAAATGGGAAGGTGGTGACTCTAAAAATAGAGTTCTAGCTAAAATTGCTGAGCAGTATGCAGATAGTAGACAGTATGAGCAAGCGCTTCAAGTTGCCGAAAGCATTGACTTATCGAACACTATCTATGGAGCTAGCACTCGATTCTCAGTACTAATTCAAATTATTATTGAGATGACTAAAGTAAAACAGCATAATCGTGCCCTTAAATTAGCTTATCAAATCAGCGATCCGACTTACAGAGCAATTGCTTTGGCTCGAATTGCTGAGAGCTATGCGTACATTGGAAACCAAGAAAAAGCTAAGGGATTATTTTATCAATCCCTTAAAATTATTGACACTGTTCGAGACGAGCAAATTATAAAGATTGTAAAATCTCCACGCTCTAGCGCTTTGTCAGAAATTTCTAATTCTTACGTAAGGCTAGAACAATATGAACAAGCAACTCACATTGCGATGATGATTACTAGTAAAACCTATCAGGCAATTACATTAAGTGAAATTGGTGTTGGTTATGCGCTTAAGAGACAATCGGAAAAAGCAAAAGAAACCCTTAACAAAGCTTATCAAATTGCCAGAAGTCAACCTAAAACTGGAAGGTGGAATTATCCTTTTAGAAACAAAGACTTAACCAAAGTTGCAAGTGCTTATGCGAAAGCTGGGTTTTATGATCTATCACTTGAAGTGATCAATAGTATAGAAAAAGGGCGGGAGAGATTATGGTCTCTTATTGAACTGTCTGACATATAG
- a CDS encoding glycosyltransferase family 2 protein: MPKSVSIPISLIVTVFNRADYLPLTLDSILTQTSPDFELLIWDDGSTDNSLAIAQDYAHRDSRIRVIAAPHQGIAPSLKGAIASTTFPYLG; the protein is encoded by the coding sequence GTGCCCAAATCCGTGTCCATTCCTATCTCCCTTATCGTTACCGTCTTCAACCGTGCCGACTACCTCCCTCTCACCCTCGACAGCATCCTTACTCAAACCTCCCCAGATTTTGAACTCCTAATTTGGGATGACGGCTCCACAGACAATTCCCTCGCCATCGCCCAAGACTACGCCCACCGCGACTCACGCATCCGCGTCATCGCCGCCCCCCATCAAGGAATCGCCCCCTCACTCAAAGGTGCGATCGCCTCCACCACCTTTCCCTACCTCGGCTAG
- a CDS encoding WG repeat-containing protein, which produces MLVLTIFVQQAKISTGQESTRLSTQSTERIFSKYPGVAVPLNCSSRGKWGFMNATGLLVVPMCFDWAEAFSDGVAQVRLDGKSNNPEARRYGFINRESIFMVPPVLRNDQFIERNTTFSEDRLPLRRELNGKIGYIDKTGKFAIEPQFDRAENFSEGLANVCWCQHGDCLSDPNEKCGYINSSGKLVIKDRFRGGGVFKQGIAIAVPARLGAKIGLINRQGEELIEPNLDAVDFYGLNNSPLNEADWQFHSDLLRVRIPDSRKLPPPKSEYEPRDYYGPGKWGYVQRMGGYAIQPRFWEATNFSAERAVVQIGEDDPGYSPEWRGKWALIDTTGRIIDTRGQNPKPELINTFQASESFSEGVLVVAANNNRYGYINRDGRWVISPQFLDARGFSQGLAAVAIGSPDSWGYIDHHSKIVIPPKFDWVERFAKNGLAIVRVGTKYGLINRNGQYVLQPKYESISEFTDGIAQVTLNEKISFLVNESGKILPYIQSRVPSTVSEGLVAVFKHLPDNFQP; this is translated from the coding sequence GTGCTGGTTCTGACAATATTTGTTCAACAGGCAAAGATATCTACTGGACAAGAAAGCACTCGCTTATCTACTCAGTCCACCGAGAGAATTTTTAGCAAATATCCAGGCGTAGCAGTACCGCTGAATTGCTCTAGCCGAGGCAAGTGGGGATTCATGAATGCTACTGGGCTTTTAGTGGTTCCTATGTGTTTTGATTGGGCAGAAGCATTCTCAGATGGAGTAGCACAGGTTAGACTTGACGGTAAATCTAACAATCCTGAGGCTCGGCGCTACGGTTTTATTAATCGAGAAAGTATTTTCATGGTTCCGCCAGTCCTGCGGAATGACCAGTTTATTGAGCGCAACACCACCTTTTCTGAGGATCGCTTACCTTTGCGCCGCGAACTGAATGGCAAAATTGGTTATATCGACAAAACTGGTAAGTTTGCAATTGAACCGCAATTTGATAGGGCTGAAAATTTTAGTGAGGGGTTAGCCAATGTGTGCTGGTGTCAGCATGGTGACTGTTTGTCCGATCCTAATGAGAAGTGTGGTTACATTAACTCATCAGGCAAACTTGTCATTAAAGATCGATTTCGTGGAGGAGGGGTGTTTAAACAGGGTATAGCTATTGCAGTTCCTGCTCGACTAGGAGCCAAAATAGGACTCATTAATCGACAGGGTGAAGAATTAATTGAACCTAACCTCGATGCCGTTGATTTTTATGGTCTTAATAATTCGCCCTTGAATGAGGCTGACTGGCAATTTCACTCAGACTTACTGCGAGTTCGTATTCCCGACTCGCGCAAGCTACCACCACCTAAGAGTGAGTATGAACCGAGAGATTACTATGGTCCTGGCAAATGGGGCTATGTTCAAAGAATGGGCGGCTATGCCATTCAGCCACGCTTTTGGGAGGCAACGAATTTTTCGGCAGAGCGGGCTGTCGTGCAAATCGGCGAAGATGACCCAGGGTACTCACCCGAATGGCGTGGTAAGTGGGCTTTGATTGATACCACTGGACGCATTATTGATACACGTGGGCAAAACCCAAAACCAGAATTAATTAACACTTTTCAGGCATCTGAATCTTTCTCTGAGGGTGTATTGGTAGTAGCTGCAAACAACAATCGCTATGGTTATATAAACCGAGATGGGCGGTGGGTCATCTCTCCACAATTCTTGGATGCTAGAGGTTTCTCACAAGGGTTAGCTGCTGTAGCAATTGGTTCTCCAGATAGTTGGGGTTATATCGACCATCACTCGAAAATCGTTATTCCACCCAAATTTGATTGGGTTGAACGTTTTGCTAAGAATGGTTTAGCGATAGTGCGTGTGGGTACAAAGTATGGTCTGATTAATCGGAATGGACAATATGTGCTGCAACCTAAGTACGAATCCATTTCTGAGTTTACTGATGGTATTGCTCAAGTCACACTGAATGAAAAAATATCATTTTTAGTTAACGAGTCCGGCAAAATTCTCCCCTACATACAATCTAGGGTACCTTCTACTGTTAGTGAAGGACTTGTTGCTGTTTTCAAACACTTGCCAGATAATTTCCAACCCTGA
- a CDS encoding family 10 glycosylhydrolase, translating to MESGQCAASVAAPLRLSQWATLTLRLTRLGCTLVDRLWFTDDAQQMRQAQGKFSEFLSGFDTKDKRLDLLESEQKLFTVFRKAEIPQLQELLQDVSYTNGLLQIGRYYPRTHPIEDQDNFFFDVWKATDAELQTIAASLQYNDIPSPFSVASGNFSANLNGPLQGVNAYWIPSTGTLWDSKQGTDTIDNEDRIAFFGSLLDPRRNPQIKTVYLDVLAPRGALVHKSTWVNDGNLRPENDFITNIVENANFTKQYDDVLSEFKMAVDYLEQKNSNINFDNIHLSAWIEGSAYVMTTEGKTKPGPNNKSRSYENELYQIAKETDGLFGNPGTLSQFDYIDLLNENVFSRLKEFIVDVAKRPGVDDIMLDDHFGLLYDPAGGKDYLTKAITKYTGEEYGDLVRIELGLDHNPSESEVIQWIRNRLTDRMRELKDELSNISGKKVTLSVSVQPFDFIPDSLNKSDRENDSQNRWDEALRINNQDVARWIKDGLITGTVNVQIYRSSFDGFKEAYDKVKNEIAGHLSSKKNEMSQQEFIKYLDSFPKISISVAAKANKMDVTQEILRRQVNYVNGTAGSIFKLPDETDSRVRASVVGFDYSSIEKRMIQTGTGTA from the coding sequence GTGGAAAGCGGACAATGTGCCGCAAGTGTTGCTGCACCGTTGCGCTTATCTCAATGGGCAACTCTCACTCTAAGACTTACAAGACTGGGATGCACCCTTGTAGATCGACTTTGGTTTACAGACGATGCCCAGCAGATGCGTCAAGCTCAGGGTAAATTCAGCGAATTCTTAAGTGGCTTTGATACAAAGGATAAACGACTCGACTTGCTAGAGTCTGAACAAAAACTGTTCACTGTTTTTAGGAAGGCAGAAATCCCGCAACTGCAAGAACTCTTGCAAGATGTTTCATATACAAATGGGCTGCTTCAAATTGGACGCTACTATCCACGCACCCACCCAATTGAAGATCAAGATAACTTCTTCTTTGATGTGTGGAAAGCAACAGATGCAGAGTTGCAGACAATAGCTGCTTCACTTCAATATAATGACATTCCGAGTCCTTTTAGTGTAGCTAGTGGTAACTTCAGCGCTAATTTGAATGGACCACTACAAGGAGTTAATGCTTATTGGATTCCCTCAACAGGTACTCTCTGGGATAGCAAACAGGGCACAGATACTATAGATAACGAGGACAGAATTGCTTTCTTTGGATCTCTACTTGATCCCAGACGCAACCCACAAATCAAAACTGTATATTTGGATGTCCTAGCTCCAAGAGGAGCACTGGTTCATAAAAGCACTTGGGTTAATGATGGCAATTTAAGACCCGAAAATGATTTCATCACAAACATCGTGGAAAATGCCAATTTTACAAAACAATATGATGATGTTCTATCTGAGTTCAAAATGGCTGTTGATTATTTAGAACAGAAAAATTCAAACATAAACTTTGACAATATTCATCTGAGTGCTTGGATTGAAGGTTCCGCCTATGTTATGACTACAGAAGGAAAAACTAAACCTGGACCTAATAATAAGTCACGAAGTTATGAGAATGAACTTTATCAGATAGCAAAAGAAACCGACGGCTTATTCGGAAATCCAGGAACCTTAAGCCAGTTTGACTACATTGATCTACTAAATGAAAATGTGTTTTCTCGTCTTAAAGAGTTCATCGTAGATGTAGCTAAGCGTCCTGGAGTAGATGATATTATGCTGGACGATCACTTTGGGCTTCTCTATGATCCCGCTGGAGGAAAAGATTACCTAACTAAAGCGATTACCAAGTATACGGGCGAGGAGTATGGGGATTTGGTGCGGATCGAGCTTGGACTTGATCACAACCCTTCTGAAAGCGAAGTAATCCAATGGATTAGAAATCGTTTAACGGATCGTATGAGGGAATTAAAAGATGAACTATCAAATATCTCTGGGAAAAAGGTTACGCTGTCTGTCTCTGTTCAACCTTTTGACTTCATCCCTGACAGTTTAAATAAGTCCGACCGAGAAAATGATAGCCAAAATAGATGGGATGAGGCATTAAGAATTAATAATCAAGACGTTGCTCGTTGGATTAAAGATGGGTTGATTACAGGTACGGTGAATGTGCAGATTTATCGATCTAGTTTTGATGGTTTCAAAGAGGCTTATGATAAGGTAAAAAACGAAATTGCAGGTCACCTTTCATCTAAAAAGAATGAGATGTCTCAGCAAGAATTCATCAAATATCTGGACAGCTTTCCAAAAATCTCCATTAGTGTTGCTGCAAAGGCTAACAAAATGGATGTGACTCAGGAGATTCTGAGAAGGCAGGTTAATTATGTCAATGGAACTGCTGGAAGTATCTTCAAATTACCTGATGAAACTGATTCTAGAGTTAGAGCAAGTGTGGTTGGATTTGATTACAGCAGTATTGAGAAACGCATGATTCAAACTGGAACAGGTACCGCATAA